GTACCATGAGAAGCAGGTTTAAGGAACACTTTTGCTCCACCAAACTTACCTTTTTGCTCATGAGGTAAAGTTGCCTCTAAAATAGGAATTCTAACTAAATTTTTCTTTGCGTCTTCAATTGCTTTAGCAATAGCAGATGCAACATCTTTAGATTTCCCTAATCCATGACCAACGACACCGTTACCATCTCCAACAACAACAATTGCAGAGAAACCAAATGCTCTACCACCCTTTGTTACTTTGGTAACACGTTGTACGCCTACTAATCTATCTACAAGCTCTAACCCACTTGGCTTTACTCTTTCTACGTTTTTATAACCTTGCATAATTTCTTAAAATTTTAAACCCGCTTCTCTTGCAGCGTCTGCTAATACTTTAACTCTACCGTGATATAAATATCCGTTTCTATCGAAAGCAACCGTTTCAACTCCTGCTTTGGCAGCTTTATCAGCTATTGTCTTACCAACTGCTGCAGCCTGCTCTGTCTTTGTACCTGCTTGTATTTCTTTATTTCTAGATGAAACTGAAGCTAATGTTACTCCGTTTACATCGTCTACTAATTGAGCGTAAATTTCTTTGTTACTTCTATAAACCGATAACCTTGGTTTAGTAGCAGTACCAGAAATAATCTTTCTAATTCTACGCTTAATTCTAGCTCTTCTTTGTAGCTTTGATAATGCCATAATGCTATATATTATGCAGATTTACCTGCTTTTCTTCTTAATATTTCACCAACAAACTTCACACCTTTTCCTTTATAAGGCTCTGGTGCTCTGAAAGAACGAATCTTAGCAGCTATTTGACCAACTAATTGTTTGTCAAATGAAGATAATTTAATGATCGGGTTTTTCCCTTTCTCAGATACTGTCTCAACTTTTACTTCTGGAGCTAATTCTAAAACAATATTATGAGAGAAACCTAAAGCTAAATCCAATTTTTGTCCTTGATTAGATGCTCTATAACCAACACCAACCAATTCTAATTCCTTAGTCCAACCTTTACTCACACCTTCAATCATGTTATTGATTAAAGCTCTCATTAAACCATGTTGTGCTTTATGGTTTTTACTTTCTGACGCTCTA
The nucleotide sequence above comes from Polaribacter butkevichii. Encoded proteins:
- the rpsE gene encoding 30S ribosomal protein S5 yields the protein MMQGYKNVERVKPSGLELVDRLVGVQRVTKVTKGGRAFGFSAIVVVGDGNGVVGHGLGKSKDVASAIAKAIEDAKKNLVRIPILEATLPHEQKGKFGGAKVFLKPASHGTGVIAGGAVRHVLESVGIHDVLSKSQGSSNPHNVVKATFDALLQLRSAASIAKQRGISLEKVFNG
- the rplR gene encoding 50S ribosomal protein L18, yielding MALSKLQRRARIKRRIRKIISGTATKPRLSVYRSNKEIYAQLVDDVNGVTLASVSSRNKEIQAGTKTEQAAAVGKTIADKAAKAGVETVAFDRNGYLYHGRVKVLADAAREAGLKF
- the rplF gene encoding 50S ribosomal protein L6, with product MSRIGKNPVSISQGVDVNIKDNVVTVKGKLGELTQTISEGITIKIEDGIITLDRASESKNHKAQHGLMRALINNMIEGVSKGWTKELELVGVGYRASNQGQKLDLALGFSHNIVLELAPEVKVETVSEKGKNPIIKLSSFDKQLVGQIAAKIRSFRAPEPYKGKGVKFVGEILRRKAGKSA